The Candidatus Dormiibacterota bacterium genome contains a region encoding:
- a CDS encoding YcaO-like family protein, translated as MKPTGMWDREVPLEDTLALVPMLRERFGITRVGDTTWLDRTGIPTFCAVVPATEDLITVYNGKGTTREAALVGAVMEAVERQMGAAPGLPTFKESIARVCTFIDLDMLSLREEARDLVVDCVEGLDLLSGDRIPVPLAMVQCPWFGEKLFRFTDTNGLASGNTFDEAVYHALSELIERHVWSMYHAKCHLVPRFFMGPTATDLPLAAEIEFPTGNAGIDKLSARIAEVGLSLRAFWLDEPGLPATIIASVSEVDATPPMAHMGLGCSLSPAHALSRAITECIQSRVVDIQAAREDILRPDDPVGQTGEYARRLVELPRGCWYHDLPASSVRLQQIPDLSTSEVGADVKQLLRALRRMGCTRVIVIDISPKDAPVAVVRMIVPEIETLAVNGRIGPRIMELFDPFHVSESWNASGGGPNS; from the coding sequence ATGAAGCCGACCGGAATGTGGGACCGTGAGGTCCCTCTCGAGGATACTCTAGCTCTAGTCCCAATGCTGCGTGAGCGATTTGGAATCACGCGGGTTGGCGATACCACGTGGCTCGATCGCACTGGCATTCCGACGTTCTGTGCAGTGGTGCCGGCAACCGAAGATTTAATCACTGTATACAACGGCAAAGGAACGACGCGCGAAGCTGCGCTCGTTGGCGCAGTCATGGAAGCGGTCGAGCGTCAGATGGGAGCAGCTCCCGGTCTGCCGACGTTTAAGGAATCGATCGCTCGAGTTTGCACTTTTATCGACCTCGACATGCTGAGCTTACGCGAAGAGGCACGCGATCTAGTCGTCGATTGTGTCGAGGGCCTCGATCTCTTAAGCGGTGATCGAATTCCCGTTCCCCTCGCGATGGTGCAGTGCCCGTGGTTTGGTGAAAAGCTGTTCCGTTTTACCGATACGAACGGCCTCGCATCCGGAAATACCTTCGATGAGGCTGTCTACCACGCCTTAAGTGAGCTCATTGAACGGCACGTGTGGTCGATGTACCACGCAAAATGCCACCTTGTGCCCCGCTTTTTCATGGGACCAACGGCCACGGACCTACCTCTAGCAGCCGAGATTGAGTTCCCCACTGGGAATGCGGGGATCGACAAGCTGTCCGCGCGCATCGCTGAGGTTGGGTTAAGCTTGAGGGCCTTTTGGCTTGATGAGCCCGGATTGCCGGCAACGATTATTGCATCGGTTTCCGAAGTTGATGCCACCCCGCCGATGGCCCACATGGGGCTCGGGTGCTCGCTCTCTCCGGCGCACGCGCTATCTCGCGCGATCACCGAGTGCATTCAGAGCCGAGTCGTCGACATTCAAGCCGCCCGCGAGGATATTTTGCGGCCAGATGATCCGGTCGGCCAAACCGGTGAATATGCGCGCCGCCTCGTCGAGCTTCCGCGCGGGTGCTGGTATCACGACCTTCCTGCATCGTCCGTCCGGCTCCAACAGATTCCCGATTTAAGCACGTCGGAAGTGGGTGCCGATGTGAAACAGCTCTTGCGGGCGCTCCGGAGGATGGGCTGCACACGCGTGATCGTCATCGATATTTCCCCGAAGGATGCTCCAGTAGCAGTAGTGCGAATGATCGTCCCTGAGATCGAGACCCTAGCGGTGAACGGAAGAATCGGGCCCCGGATTATGGAACTCTTCGATCCATTCCATGTAAGCGAGAGTTGGAATGCTTCCGGGGGGGGGCCTAATTCATGA
- a CDS encoding AAA family ATPase, whose product MGAFVGREAELRTIVSVVAASRKEGLARALEIVGPSGVGKTALAQAVEAHAAESGWLIAAVVCHRIQSGLPYLLVRRLITATIAALGEQADRYTAGLRAEIDASEAGGAQSNEELFLRLLEGVTLDHSVLLSIDDVQWGDAESRSLIERTLRALANRSVVLLSTLRPDELDVSPFESRDVQVALGELTPQASAQLARAYLPDAPDTVITSIVEHAGGRAVDLVALANMARECHATKSEDVAASMRGMVAQDVGLLTKDVREFLQLCALIAEPIELSILQQLWPEERTLLRLIERASGRYLVQHGESLQFAHAAIAQAIRETIPIEIPFRRRIIDALGNLSNPSLEDFERMAEQAKLCGDRILERSILMRLSGAAERVYAFGLVVAALERALLIGQPEPRESIHFFTRLTMAYNYTGNLAQNIRTLGEALSRAEKEHDIDGVGPLVGSLLLALWVSGDRKAAESAHRHYEKVLSTPADRSQLIGFEAFVAMCDRDTARFEHIRQLAAEGGKFLNPVVRLRLSISAALLKSRCGEFEEAQRLLELAREDFKEFAPAHAMYAISSRIITFSHSGPAGIERRFGTKDDPRMREDFCDTLRMLVALAKGDGEYVADLAESARIRYTDQYVQRTVNGIVLTSNVLLGQQIVRPDEILSREAVHEFVRNQESTRLPLVAAWCASTAKRDGSAARALIAQMLRHLEKPVNPWIVFFPIVLVVAAHRAGDVAALALMTKPSVFGDDAGAWNVVQRDFAASVASALLAKRAADPGIEACASRFAELGAPLFERLATGDWHALFYDAATTPEKQHLGIIAKKPTRRELEVASLVSEGITNREIAERLFLSERTIEAHLANLFAKVNVGSRTQLASWYMKTVSPAASS is encoded by the coding sequence GTGGGCGCTTTTGTAGGACGCGAAGCCGAGCTTCGAACGATCGTCTCTGTTGTCGCAGCCTCGCGTAAGGAGGGCTTGGCCCGCGCGCTCGAGATCGTGGGGCCATCCGGCGTGGGGAAAACCGCCCTTGCGCAAGCCGTCGAAGCGCACGCGGCCGAAAGCGGCTGGCTGATCGCCGCCGTGGTATGCCATCGCATTCAATCGGGTCTGCCGTACCTGCTGGTACGCCGGCTCATCACCGCGACGATCGCCGCGCTAGGGGAGCAGGCGGACCGCTATACCGCCGGGCTGCGCGCGGAGATCGACGCGTCCGAGGCCGGAGGCGCGCAATCGAATGAGGAGCTGTTCCTACGCTTGCTCGAAGGCGTGACGCTCGACCATTCCGTGTTGCTCTCCATCGACGACGTGCAATGGGGCGACGCGGAGAGCCGCTCGCTGATCGAACGGACACTACGCGCGCTCGCCAATCGCAGCGTCGTGCTGCTCTCGACGCTGCGACCGGACGAACTGGATGTATCGCCGTTTGAATCGCGCGACGTACAGGTCGCGCTTGGCGAACTCACTCCACAAGCCAGCGCACAACTTGCACGCGCATATTTGCCCGACGCTCCAGATACCGTTATCACCTCCATTGTTGAACATGCCGGCGGGCGCGCGGTGGATCTCGTTGCGCTCGCAAACATGGCACGCGAATGTCATGCAACAAAATCGGAAGATGTCGCCGCAAGCATGCGCGGCATGGTCGCTCAAGATGTCGGGCTGTTGACCAAAGACGTGCGCGAGTTTCTGCAGCTCTGCGCGCTCATCGCCGAGCCTATCGAGCTGTCAATTCTTCAGCAGCTCTGGCCCGAAGAGCGGACATTATTACGACTCATCGAACGCGCCTCGGGCCGATATCTCGTGCAGCATGGAGAGAGCCTTCAATTCGCGCACGCAGCAATTGCGCAAGCTATCCGGGAGACCATCCCGATCGAAATCCCCTTCCGCCGCCGCATTATCGATGCGCTGGGCAATTTGTCGAATCCAAGCCTTGAAGATTTCGAACGAATGGCCGAGCAAGCTAAATTATGTGGCGATCGCATCCTTGAGCGCTCCATCTTGATGAGGCTTTCCGGGGCGGCGGAACGTGTGTACGCATTCGGCCTTGTGGTCGCTGCGCTGGAGCGCGCCCTTTTAATTGGTCAACCGGAGCCCAGAGAAAGTATCCATTTTTTTACTCGCCTAACCATGGCCTATAACTATACAGGGAACCTCGCCCAGAATATACGTACGCTCGGAGAGGCATTATCGCGCGCCGAAAAGGAACACGACATAGACGGCGTTGGTCCGCTGGTGGGATCACTTTTACTTGCTCTATGGGTTTCGGGAGATCGCAAGGCCGCCGAATCAGCGCATCGGCATTACGAAAAGGTTCTTTCCACGCCGGCCGACCGCTCGCAACTGATCGGGTTTGAGGCATTTGTCGCTATGTGCGATCGAGATACGGCCCGATTTGAGCACATTAGGCAACTTGCCGCAGAGGGCGGCAAGTTCCTAAATCCGGTCGTGCGACTACGGCTATCAATATCTGCAGCGTTGTTAAAATCGCGATGCGGCGAATTTGAGGAGGCCCAGCGTCTTTTGGAGTTAGCAAGAGAGGACTTCAAGGAATTCGCTCCTGCGCATGCGATGTATGCCATTTCATCGCGCATCATTACCTTCTCGCATTCCGGGCCTGCGGGCATCGAGCGAAGGTTCGGTACAAAAGATGACCCGCGTATGAGGGAGGACTTCTGCGATACTCTTCGCATGCTCGTCGCGTTAGCCAAAGGCGACGGCGAATATGTCGCAGACCTGGCTGAATCGGCGCGCATTCGCTATACCGATCAATACGTGCAACGGACCGTGAATGGGATTGTCCTCACAAGCAATGTCCTGCTGGGCCAGCAGATCGTGCGCCCCGATGAAATCCTGTCCCGTGAGGCCGTGCATGAATTTGTGCGCAATCAGGAATCAACAAGGTTGCCGCTGGTCGCGGCCTGGTGTGCTTCGACCGCGAAACGCGATGGGTCTGCAGCGCGAGCCCTCATCGCGCAAATGCTTCGGCACTTAGAGAAGCCGGTTAATCCATGGATAGTATTCTTCCCCATAGTCCTGGTGGTCGCCGCGCATCGCGCTGGAGACGTAGCGGCGCTTGCGCTGATGACGAAACCGTCGGTTTTTGGGGACGACGCTGGTGCATGGAATGTCGTTCAACGAGACTTTGCAGCTAGCGTGGCGTCAGCGCTATTGGCGAAACGAGCCGCTGACCCCGGCATCGAGGCGTGCGCTTCGCGATTCGCCGAACTTGGGGCACCGCTTTTTGAACGACTGGCCACCGGTGATTGGCACGCGTTGTTTTACGACGCGGCGACGACTCCGGAAAAGCAACACCTGGGCATAATAGCAAAGAAGCCGACTCGCCGCGAGCTAGAGGTCGCATCGCTCGTGTCGGAGGGAATCACGAATAGAGAGATCGCCGAACGCCTATTTCTGAGCGAAAGAACAATCGAGGCACACCTAGCGAATCTCTTTGCTAAGGTAAACGTCGGTTCGCGGACGCAGCTGGCGTCCTGGTATATGAAGACCGTTAGCCCTGCTGCATCATCATAA
- a CDS encoding Fic family protein, giving the protein MRRPQEIPAQESPPHKAGSRFRLPRLSQSLGQSEGRETESSRPWASIGSRCVETGPVCTHYMRALLTFARRKRYNNTHIMRRTYLWELDPWPAFTYQADQLIGPLGNALVRFGTLSGLLMHANVADKGESEIRALVADVVDTSAIEGEKLDPEAVRGSIVRRLSLADGGVRRADDHTEGVIDITMDALKYERPVTEQRLFDWHEMLFPIVRGRRALRNIGRYRDDGGGPMTVQTNRGAGREPTIHYAAPPASQVPGDMKRLIDYVETDTGEHGVIRAAIVHLWFLLIHPFEDGNGRIGRALADLMLSRAQGPENRYCSLSRQILIDQKAYYEALERAGYESFDITQWVAWFLDCYARAAEATIGIVNDVLRTTTFFATFADIAMNERQRKIVKRLLDGFDGRLNAERYARMTSVSHDTANRDLSDLVEKGVFVREGESRKTNYRLSGV; this is encoded by the coding sequence ATGAGAAGACCTCAAGAAATACCCGCTCAAGAGTCGCCGCCGCATAAAGCTGGCTCCCGATTTCGCCTGCCCCGCCTATCGCAAAGCCTGGGGCAATCGGAAGGTCGGGAAACGGAGTCAAGCCGGCCGTGGGCCTCGATCGGCAGCCGATGCGTAGAAACGGGCCCGGTTTGTACGCATTATATGCGTGCATTATTGACGTTCGCGCGTAGGAAGCGCTACAATAATACGCACATTATGCGTAGAACCTATCTTTGGGAGCTAGACCCCTGGCCGGCCTTCACGTATCAGGCCGACCAACTCATCGGCCCGCTTGGCAACGCCCTCGTGCGGTTCGGAACGCTTTCCGGGCTTCTTATGCATGCGAACGTAGCCGACAAGGGCGAATCGGAGATCCGCGCACTTGTGGCGGACGTGGTGGACACGTCGGCAATCGAAGGAGAAAAGCTCGACCCGGAAGCCGTGCGCGGTTCCATCGTGCGGCGCTTGTCGCTCGCCGACGGCGGCGTGAGGCGAGCAGACGATCATACCGAGGGCGTGATTGATATAACGATGGACGCGCTCAAATACGAGCGGCCGGTGACGGAGCAACGATTGTTCGACTGGCACGAGATGTTGTTCCCGATCGTGCGCGGCCGTCGTGCGCTGCGGAACATCGGTCGTTATCGTGACGATGGCGGCGGCCCCATGACCGTGCAGACGAACCGTGGTGCGGGGCGTGAGCCGACGATTCACTATGCGGCGCCGCCCGCGTCGCAGGTACCGGGCGATATGAAGCGCCTGATTGACTACGTCGAAACCGACACCGGCGAGCATGGGGTGATTCGTGCGGCGATCGTGCATTTGTGGTTCTTGCTGATTCACCCGTTCGAAGATGGAAACGGTCGCATCGGGCGCGCGCTCGCGGACCTCATGCTATCTCGAGCGCAGGGGCCGGAAAATCGCTACTGCAGCCTCTCGCGTCAAATCTTGATCGACCAAAAAGCGTACTACGAGGCGTTAGAACGAGCGGGCTACGAGTCGTTTGATATTACGCAGTGGGTCGCGTGGTTTCTGGATTGCTATGCGCGCGCAGCCGAGGCGACGATTGGCATTGTCAACGACGTGCTGCGGACGACGACGTTCTTCGCGACGTTCGCGGACATCGCGATGAACGAGCGGCAGCGCAAAATCGTGAAGCGGCTGCTCGACGGTTTTGATGGCAGGTTAAATGCGGAGCGATATGCCCGGATGACGAGCGTCTCGCACGATACGGCGAATCGCGACCTTTCGGATCTCGTGGAGAAGGGCGTGTTTGTGCGAGAAGGAGAGTCGAGGAAAACTAACTATCGCCTCAGTGGCGTATAA
- a CDS encoding ABC transporter ATP-binding protein has product MQGLKSSNPPGGLQTAVFHARGLAKNYIMGEVVVHALHDVDLDLFERELVVILGPSGSGKSTLLNILGGLDVPTSGDVVFRDHHLTGASANELTRFRREHVGFVFQFYNLIPSLTARENVALVTDIASAPADPVEMLALVGLRDRADHFPSQLSGGEQQRVAIARAIAKRPDVLLCDEPTGALDAATGRVVLEALAGANREFGTTTVIITHNAAIAAMADRVVTMGSGTISSIATNQKRRSAAEIEW; this is encoded by the coding sequence GTGCAAGGATTGAAAAGCTCGAATCCGCCCGGCGGCCTGCAGACGGCCGTATTCCATGCGCGGGGGCTCGCGAAGAACTACATCATGGGCGAGGTTGTCGTGCACGCGTTGCACGATGTCGATCTCGACTTATTCGAACGAGAACTCGTCGTCATCCTCGGGCCGTCCGGAAGCGGTAAGTCGACGCTCCTCAATATCCTCGGCGGCTTGGACGTACCGACATCGGGCGACGTCGTCTTTCGCGATCATCATCTGACCGGCGCCTCCGCGAACGAGCTCACCAGATTTCGGCGCGAGCACGTCGGCTTCGTATTCCAATTCTACAATCTCATCCCGAGCCTTACGGCCCGCGAAAATGTCGCGCTCGTAACCGATATCGCCTCGGCACCCGCCGACCCGGTCGAAATGCTTGCGCTCGTCGGCCTGCGGGATCGCGCCGACCACTTTCCGAGCCAGCTCTCAGGGGGCGAGCAGCAACGCGTGGCGATCGCGCGCGCGATCGCGAAGCGGCCGGATGTGCTGCTCTGCGATGAGCCGACCGGCGCCCTGGATGCCGCCACGGGGCGTGTGGTCTTGGAAGCACTTGCCGGCGCGAACCGCGAGTTCGGGACCACGACCGTGATCATTACGCACAATGCGGCTATTGCCGCGATGGCAGACCGGGTCGTAACCATGGGCAGCGGTACGATTTCCTCCATCGCGACCAACCAAAAGCGGCGAAGCGCCGCGGAGATCGAGTGGTGA
- a CDS encoding ABC transporter permease, with product MNRKLLRDLVLWKGQIVAIAAITACGIMAFVTMQSNYDAMYDAQASYYRDFRFADLFASVTRAPNAVAARIAALPYVQRVQTRVVQDVIADIPGRQDVATLRLIGIPDGSQPALNRLFVRSGRLPSARSRDEAVVSEAFSQANHLGPGSVVRIVVNGRRQTLRIVGVALSPEYVYELRGGADIWPDSRHFGIVWMNDTALAAAFDMTDAFNNVTVSVSPGGNQAAIIERIDAILGPFGSLGAYGRADQSSDRFVSSELRELRAQAIAIPLIFLGVATFLVNAALSRLVITQREQIAILKAFGYGNATLALHYIGSAVVCVGSGSVVGVLAGLWAGFRLALIYTNFFRFPAVVFQARPGLIVLAVVISLAAGVLGALWAVRSVVRLPPAEAMRPRAPAVFKATLLERAGLAKFLPATVRMIVRTIERTPLGSLLTAIAIAFAVAILLVGRSTMDSVNRMMDVQFRHVSREDAMLTFVRPLSAAARLNVAAMPGVLEVEPFRAVFARVSNGHRSRRLAIIGLPPVPSLHRIIDRNMHEIRPPVRGLLMTQALAQILGVAPGSMVTVAVLEGRRPVVPLRVQYVADEMIGLNVYMGISELNRILHEDGTISGAYVKLDPAREAAFDAAVKATPMISGVSYRKAALDEFTRTFAESIGISVTFILGFAFVIAAGVVYNSGRVALSERTRELCTLRILGYGFGDTALMLVGEQAILTAIAIPLGFVLGHVLNRALQPMYESDYYRIQIVVSSETYLLSAGFVVLAAAVSAALLALQLRKLDLVAALKAGE from the coding sequence TTGAATCGCAAGCTTCTCCGCGATCTCGTTCTGTGGAAGGGACAGATCGTCGCGATCGCCGCCATCACGGCGTGCGGCATTATGGCGTTCGTCACGATGCAGAGTAATTACGATGCCATGTACGACGCGCAGGCGTCGTACTACCGCGATTTCCGATTTGCGGACCTGTTCGCGAGTGTTACGCGAGCACCCAACGCGGTGGCCGCGCGGATCGCGGCACTCCCATACGTCCAGCGAGTCCAAACGCGCGTCGTGCAGGACGTTATTGCCGATATCCCCGGCCGTCAAGATGTGGCGACCTTACGGCTCATCGGCATTCCGGACGGCTCGCAACCGGCGCTAAACCGCCTGTTCGTACGCAGCGGGAGATTGCCGTCGGCGCGGTCGCGCGACGAGGCCGTGGTGAGCGAAGCGTTCTCCCAGGCCAATCATCTCGGCCCCGGCTCGGTCGTGAGGATCGTTGTGAACGGCAGGCGTCAGACTCTGCGGATTGTCGGCGTCGCCCTGTCACCCGAATACGTTTACGAACTGCGCGGTGGTGCCGACATCTGGCCGGACAGCCGCCACTTCGGCATCGTGTGGATGAACGATACGGCCCTGGCCGCGGCATTCGACATGACGGACGCATTCAACAACGTGACGGTGAGCGTCTCTCCGGGCGGCAATCAGGCGGCGATCATCGAGCGCATCGATGCCATTCTCGGGCCTTTCGGCTCGCTCGGTGCATACGGCAGGGCGGACCAGTCCTCGGATCGCTTCGTGAGCAGCGAACTGCGCGAACTACGCGCGCAGGCGATCGCCATTCCGCTGATTTTCTTGGGCGTAGCGACCTTCTTGGTAAACGCTGCGCTCTCACGCCTGGTTATAACGCAACGCGAACAAATCGCGATTCTCAAGGCGTTCGGCTACGGAAACGCGACGCTTGCCCTGCATTACATCGGGTCGGCCGTCGTATGCGTCGGAAGCGGATCGGTCGTGGGCGTACTCGCAGGTTTGTGGGCCGGTTTTCGTTTGGCACTGATCTATACGAATTTCTTTCGCTTTCCCGCAGTCGTTTTCCAGGCCCGTCCGGGCCTGATCGTTCTTGCCGTTGTGATTAGCCTGGCTGCCGGCGTTCTGGGCGCGCTGTGGGCGGTTCGATCTGTCGTGCGGCTACCGCCCGCCGAAGCTATGCGTCCGCGGGCACCGGCGGTCTTCAAAGCCACGTTATTGGAACGCGCCGGTTTAGCGAAATTTTTACCGGCAACCGTGAGAATGATCGTACGCACGATCGAGCGTACGCCGCTCGGATCGCTGCTGACTGCGATCGCGATAGCTTTCGCGGTTGCGATCTTGCTTGTCGGGCGATCGACGATGGATTCCGTCAATCGAATGATGGACGTACAATTCCGTCATGTGAGCCGGGAGGACGCGATGCTTACCTTCGTACGCCCTCTTAGCGCCGCCGCCCGGCTCAATGTCGCGGCAATGCCCGGTGTGCTCGAAGTCGAGCCATTTCGAGCGGTGTTCGCGCGCGTTTCAAACGGCCATCGTTCGCGGCGGTTAGCCATCATCGGGCTACCGCCGGTGCCGTCCTTGCATCGGATCATCGATCGGAACATGCATGAAATACGGCCTCCCGTGCGCGGTCTTCTGATGACGCAGGCCCTGGCGCAAATCCTCGGAGTGGCTCCGGGATCGATGGTTACCGTTGCCGTTCTCGAGGGGCGCCGTCCCGTCGTTCCGCTTCGGGTACAGTATGTTGCCGACGAGATGATCGGGCTGAACGTCTATATGGGGATATCCGAACTCAACCGAATATTGCACGAGGACGGCACAATTTCGGGAGCTTATGTGAAACTCGATCCGGCGCGCGAAGCCGCATTTGACGCGGCGGTCAAAGCCACACCGATGATTTCGGGCGTTTCATATCGCAAGGCGGCTCTGGATGAGTTCACGCGCACCTTTGCTGAATCCATCGGGATTTCGGTGACGTTCATTCTAGGCTTTGCGTTCGTGATCGCCGCAGGCGTGGTGTATAATTCCGGGCGCGTTGCGCTTTCGGAGCGGACCCGGGAGCTTTGCACGTTGCGGATATTAGGATATGGGTTCGGCGATACGGCGCTGATGCTGGTGGGCGAACAAGCGATCTTGACGGCGATTGCCATCCCGCTCGGGTTCGTATTGGGACACGTCCTCAATCGTGCCCTCCAACCGATGTACGAGTCGGATTACTATCGGATTCAGATCGTCGTATCGAGCGAAACCTATCTACTTTCTGCGGGATTCGTCGTGCTGGCGGCCGCGGTTTCTGCAGCTTTGCTGGCGCTTCAACTGCGCAAACTGGATCTAGTGGCTGCGTTAAAGGCTGGTGAATGA
- a CDS encoding HlyD family efflux transporter periplasmic adaptor subunit produces MSVRPYARAILWALVLLLVAGAIAFVLRPRPIPVETAVVAQRRIETAVEAEAKTRLRDRFVVSAQVPGRLSRITYEEGDRVVTGQKLGSIDPLPYNASIESALEKLRELQAQRAGVETLRPKDETLAQARARTASSVALALSAHARVLAAQSALEQADREARRQTALEAQGYASKLAREQAQLAETTRRRELQMAKTDAAAAEAQVTMDRAALDELTKKVRDPDYLRTVYDAQMNAIRAQLRTLEDQSSRTAIVAPVSGEIMRVLQKSEAYVAAGAPLVEIGNRNTLEIVADVLSQDAVGIHVGDTMEVLRGAGNDHPRGKVRRIEPSGYTKVSALGIEEQRVNVIADFAQRPPSLGDAYRLEVRIVTWSGDVVSVPVPALVRCAEDWCAFVVRGNKVHRTTLKIGRMGDGDAQVLAGLQSGDTVVVRPSETLKEGDAVSLLSP; encoded by the coding sequence ATGAGCGTGCGCCCTTATGCCCGTGCGATACTGTGGGCCCTAGTACTGTTGCTCGTCGCCGGCGCTATCGCGTTCGTGTTGCGGCCGCGCCCGATTCCCGTGGAAACGGCCGTGGTTGCACAGCGGCGCATCGAAACCGCGGTCGAAGCGGAAGCCAAGACGAGGCTTCGCGATCGATTTGTGGTGTCGGCGCAAGTTCCGGGGCGCCTCTCCCGCATAACCTACGAGGAAGGCGACCGCGTCGTGACCGGGCAGAAGCTTGGCTCGATCGATCCGCTGCCCTACAACGCTTCCATCGAATCGGCGCTTGAAAAGCTGCGGGAGCTCCAAGCTCAACGCGCCGGCGTCGAAACGCTCCGTCCTAAGGACGAAACGCTCGCGCAGGCGCGCGCTCGCACGGCTTCATCGGTGGCCCTCGCCTTATCGGCGCACGCACGCGTCCTAGCCGCTCAGTCGGCGCTCGAACAGGCCGATCGGGAGGCGCGCCGGCAGACCGCGCTGGAGGCGCAAGGTTACGCATCCAAGCTCGCTCGAGAGCAAGCGCAACTGGCAGAGACTACGCGCCGCCGCGAACTGCAGATGGCAAAGACCGACGCCGCGGCTGCCGAAGCGCAAGTGACGATGGATCGCGCGGCGCTCGATGAGCTCACCAAGAAGGTGCGCGATCCGGATTACTTGCGAACCGTGTACGACGCGCAAATGAATGCCATTCGTGCACAACTGCGGACGCTCGAGGACCAGTCATCTCGGACCGCGATCGTCGCGCCCGTCTCCGGCGAAATTATGCGGGTGCTCCAAAAGAGCGAAGCCTACGTCGCTGCGGGTGCGCCGCTCGTGGAAATCGGAAACCGAAATACGCTGGAAATAGTCGCCGACGTGCTCTCTCAAGATGCCGTCGGCATTCATGTCGGCGACACGATGGAGGTACTGCGCGGTGCCGGGAACGATCATCCGCGCGGCAAGGTGCGCCGGATCGAGCCATCCGGCTATACCAAAGTCTCGGCGCTAGGTATCGAAGAGCAGCGAGTCAACGTCATCGCCGATTTTGCGCAGCGACCGCCCTCCCTTGGGGATGCCTATCGCCTCGAGGTACGCATTGTGACCTGGAGCGGGGACGTCGTATCGGTTCCCGTCCCGGCGCTCGTGCGTTGCGCGGAGGATTGGTGCGCGTTCGTCGTGCGCGGCAATAAGGTCCATCGTACGACGTTGAAAATCGGCCGCATGGGCGACGGCGATGCGCAGGTCCTCGCAGGGCTGCAAAGCGGCGACACGGTCGTAGTGCGCCCATCGGAGACGCTCAAAGAGGGAGATGCCGTTTCGCTGCTAAGCCCTTAG